The genomic interval TTGGCTCAGGGAGTCGTCGATCTTGATCCGTTCGATGCCGAACACGGCGCCGACGATGAGTGCCAGCAGGATGATGCATGACACCACCGGCGCGCGCAGCGGGATCAGACCCAGCCGCTCCAGACCAAAAGCGATGCTAACCCGCCGTCGCTTCAATTCCGCGACTTCGGTGTCGCTCACGTTTCTATCCAGCATGCGCTGTTCCGTCCTGTCGATCGCTCGTCCTAACCAAACTTCCCGGCACGAATGCGACAGCGTCGCATCGCCCGGGATCCTGGTGTTGGGACATGCAGCAATTCACCACGTGCGCAGGCTCGGACCGACCGCCCTTCGGAATCGAGACTGGGAACCGGAATCCACCAGATTCGCGGCCCGGTTGCGAGTTTTCCGGCAGCTTGGGATCACGGTGGAGGCAGTTCCGGCATCAGGCTGCCGCTCTCGTCCTTGAGCGCCACCCCGGTCACCTGGCGCACCAAGCCTTCGCGGATCAACCAGGCGATCTTGTGAGCCGCCTCGTCCGCCGAAATCCCGGAAGCGTGGATATTCGAGACGCAATTACGGTCGGCATCAGTGAGGCCGGAGCGCGGTCCGAACGTCAGATAAGCGCCGAGGCTGGCTGGTGCCGACAAGCCCGGCCGTTCGCCGATCAGCACCACCACCATCCGGGCACCGAGCGCCGCGCCGATCTCGTCCCCGAGCGCGACCCGGGCGCCGATCGCCACCACCGCGGCCCCGACCCCGATCCGGGCCGCGGCGAGCCGCGGTAACAGATGCCGCACCACCGCGGTCGCCTGGGCCGCCACCGCGACCGGAGACAAGCCGTCGCCGATTACCAAGGCAACGTCGCCCGCGGGCGGGGCTCCCGCCAGGAGATCACGCGCCGCCGGGTCGAGCTGCCGGCCGAGATCCGGGCGGGCCAGATAGTCCCGCCGGTCGGCGGCGCGGCTCGACACCTGCAGGGTCGGTAAGCCCAGCGCCTGTAGCTCGGCGGCGATCGACGCGGCATCGAAGCCGGCATGGACCGCGTCGCGGGCGCGGGCATGGGCCAGGGTGAAATCCAGCAGCGCCTCGGTCGGCAGGCTGGCGCCGGCGCGACCGAGCGCGACGCGGGCTGGGGTCAAACGGCGCAGCTCGGCCAGCGAGCGCGGCGGGGTGGCAGGTGAGTTCATCGTTGTCCTTATTCCGCCGGCACAGCCGCTTCGCGCAGGCGCAGCGAGTAGTTCGAAGCGTTGGCATGGCCGCGCGAGGCTTCGCGCGCGTAGATGATCAGATGATGCGCCACCACCATCACCAGCAGCAGGTTTTCGATGTCGCCGCGAACCAGACGCCGCAGCGCGAACTTCCAGAACGCCAGCTTGTAATCGCCGCGAATGCCGATCTGCCAGATGATGTTGCGCAGCATGACCATGCCGCGCTTGATATTGGCCTTCGACGCCCGCTGCGGCGTCGACGGATGCAGCCGCGTCGCGTAGGCGTGGTCGATCTGGTACTCGTAGCGTTTCAGCAGCGCCTCGGGCTCATAGGCCCGCGCCATGCAGTCCTTCCACATCGCCACCACCTGATCGTGCGGCAGCAGGAAGTCGACGTTGGATTCGCGGTTGTCGTCGTGGACCAGCCGGCCCTCGCGCTCCAAGCGATCCCACAACGGCGTCTTCGGCAACGCCTGCAGCAGGTTGATGGTGAGCAGCGGGATCTGCGACTGCTCGATGAACTGCATGAGAAACTCGCCGGTCTCCGGCGTGTCGGTGTCGAGGCCGAGGATGATGCCCGACACCACCTCGATGCCGTAGCTCGAGATCGTGCGCACGCCTTCGAGGATCGGGACCATCATGTTGTGGTCCTTGTGCATCGCCTTCAGCGCGGTAGGATCCGGCGTCTCGATGCCGCAGAAGATCGTGCAGAAATATGCCTCCCGCATCAGCTCGAGAATCTCGGGTCGTTTGGCGATGTTCAGCGTCGCCTCACAGGCGAGCTGCAGCTGAAAGCCGGTGCGCTTCTGCCACTCGACCAGATGCGGCAGCAGATCGAGCGCCGCCTTGCGGTTGCCGATGAAATTGTCGTCGACGAAATACACCGAGCCGCGGATGCCGCATTCGATCATGCGGTCGAGCTCGGTAATGATCTGCTCCGGCGTCTTCAGCCGCGGGTTGCGGCCATACAGACCGGGGATGTCGCAGAATTCGCACTGGTACGGACAGCCGGAGGAATACTGGATGCTGCCGAGCAGATATTTGCTGCATTCCGCCAGTTCGTAGGCCGGAATCGGAAACAGCGTCATGTCGAGGCGGTCTTCAGTGGT from Rhodopseudomonas palustris carries:
- the eutC gene encoding ethanolamine ammonia-lyase subunit EutC, giving the protein MNSPATPPRSLAELRRLTPARVALGRAGASLPTEALLDFTLAHARARDAVHAGFDAASIAAELQALGLPTLQVSSRAADRRDYLARPDLGRQLDPAARDLLAGAPPAGDVALVIGDGLSPVAVAAQATAVVRHLLPRLAAARIGVGAAVVAIGARVALGDEIGAALGARMVVVLIGERPGLSAPASLGAYLTFGPRSGLTDADRNCVSNIHASGISADEAAHKIAWLIREGLVRQVTGVALKDESGSLMPELPPP
- the hpnP gene encoding hopanoid C-2 methylase; its protein translation is MKAESGQTSRRILCVFPRYTKSFGTFQHSYPLMDNVAAFMPPQGLLVIAAYLPDEWSVRFIDENIRPATADDFAWADAVFVSGMHIQRQQMNDICRRAHDFDLPVALGGPSVSACPDYYPNFDYLHVGELGDATDQLIARLAHDVTRPKRQVVFTTEDRLDMTLFPIPAYELAECSKYLLGSIQYSSGCPYQCEFCDIPGLYGRNPRLKTPEQIITELDRMIECGIRGSVYFVDDNFIGNRKAALDLLPHLVEWQKRTGFQLQLACEATLNIAKRPEILELMREAYFCTIFCGIETPDPTALKAMHKDHNMMVPILEGVRTISSYGIEVVSGIILGLDTDTPETGEFLMQFIEQSQIPLLTINLLQALPKTPLWDRLEREGRLVHDDNRESNVDFLLPHDQVVAMWKDCMARAYEPEALLKRYEYQIDHAYATRLHPSTPQRASKANIKRGMVMLRNIIWQIGIRGDYKLAFWKFALRRLVRGDIENLLLVMVVAHHLIIYAREASRGHANASNYSLRLREAAVPAE